TCGATACCTCTTTAACGATTTCATGGCTCTCGTCACACCTACCTATTGTCTGAAACTCGCATTACAAGCAAAAATGGTAAATCataactgtataataataataacctcaataataataaactgatTTGGGTTTTTTCCCACAATTTGAATAACTTTCTCGAATAGTCACTATCTTACTTAACTATTTTTGCATCGGTCGTAGTAAACATTagttgttgcttaagtgtatgTGTACTGCAGAGAGTGAATGTGATCTGTATATTACCTAAGTATACCTATGTTATGACACGTTAACGTTTAGTACATTATCGTGTGTTAAGTCGAGTAGAGCCGGCGCGGGCGTCATCAACGCCTCGCCGCTCACTTTTGTTGCCCTTAACTATTAGCTATTTCTACATCCTTCAGTGATATAATGTCGCTCGTATGATTTCCTAGCCGATAAGTAGCACCAACAGAATGGATTACTTGGTCAATGAAATGCAACAAATTGCCTACAGTGTATTTATAGTGTGCAGAACAGATATTCCGTACAAGAGTACTGGCACTCTCTTTAATACAAAGTaactatgtacatatattaatGACTAGTAAGTAATGTTTTCATCGTAATGACGTGCGGCCTCACTGTACACTGTACATCATACGAGACTCTAATTAgagaaatgttatttgtttgtagtGGTTGTTGCCTTGTGGTTGACGGTGTGACGGTGTGATGGTGTGATGGTTTCGTGTGGTGGCATCGTCGCGTGGTCAGCTCCCGTAAACCTCGCCTGCCTGCCCCCGATACTATCACTCGTCGTAACGTTACACCGGTCTACATCTGATAACTACTTCTACTTATATGCTAATGCACATTTCACAAGCGATAGCTTTAAATAatacactttataatatttagaggTTTTAATAAAGTTCATTTACGTACTGTACTAGTGAGtcatagtaataaattaaaggaGAAGGTCGATATGGCTGTCAGATACCGACTGTGAGGATTGTTTAAAATAGTCCATATCCCAAACCAAATGGTCTTCTTAGTGGGTACAAGTCTCCGTAGTAGCCGCCGATACCGTAGCCGTCGTCGTAGCCACCGTAGAGGCCGTCGTAGCCGTTGTAGCCGCCGTAGAGGCCGCCGCGCCCGAGGCCCCCGAGACCAATCGAGAAACCAAAGTGTGGCCGAGCCAGCGCCGCGCTACACACTAGCGCCAACACCAATAGTAATGCTCCTACCTACAATACAACATCATTACACTTAATATATACGTAAGCAAGATCTAAGATACTTTCCATCAACTAAGTGTATTAAAAGGAGAGTAAATAAGTTCAAGGTGGTAATATGATATAAATAGCAGTTGTAAGAGAACTCACGTGCGTGGTCATGGCCGGCGCGGCGGTGCTCGGGCGATGCTCGCGTGTGACGGCGACGCGACACTCGCGCCTCTTATACACGCGCTAATAGACAAGCACATTAAGTGCCCAGTAACTGAGTAATCGACACTCGTTAATACATCGTTAATGATGTTCAAACCACGTTAAACGTGGCTACATGTTTGATCGTTTATATGTAACAATGCATTACAGAAGCATTGGTAGTCCTATGCCAACAAGTTCTCATTCTTCATGGAACTGTAGGTCTGTAGACGTTCCGCGCAGAGCATAACTAGTAACTCAGTGGAACTAATATTGTACAATCTTCGAAACCGGACACACTAAGCtctaaggcgctgtctccacgggcgagagaatcgcggcgatattatcgtcgtgccacgtatttctatacactctatatgaaaccgtctccacacggcgataatatcgccgcgatacgacgagtgtcaacgagcgtgcgaaacgtcaatacatcgtcgctagtcggccgcgacaagcagcgagtccgccgcgcgatcgcgacgagcgcgcagcgagcgcgctgtcaaatgcagcgtcatttgttttcaatgttgcctcttgtttcgagaagctttttaaacaaggaaaacgcgggctacgagtcgccgcggaatcgcagagattccgcggcgactcgcgacgatacgcggcggaattatcgctcgttcgtggagattgtccgacgatacaagggcggactcgtcgcgattctctcgcccgtggagccAGCGCCTAAACTGTTGCGCTACTCTCTCAAAACACTTGTTGTAAGAATCCAGGCTCTAGCGTCTAGCCGGTAAGTGAGACGCTCTCAACGTGGCCGCAGCCTAAATAATGTTTTGGTAAcgaaaaaatactttgtaagtGTATGCACAATCCTGCACAAAGGTGCAAGAATGTGCTGTGTGTAAATGGGTATTGCTCACACGTTGATCAGATGTACACCGCGTGGAATGTTACAAGAAACTTGTTCGAACCGAACATTCGTTGAGGTGCATGGTTTCATGCGTGGTTAACTTAacgaatattaaattaaataactaataagctgatgataaaaataatagccGCGTTAATTAGCGGCGTCTCACATGTTTTCATTGTTGTTTAATTCCACCGCTGCATGCACTTTACAAACCTTTCACTTGTGTATTGTATCTCTTTGCGATCTATTTTGGAgttgaaaatatcatattataaaataatttgatagtttaaataatatcaggtgtaaatatattgatattatatcaCATTAAACTGTGGCTCTGTCGCATTAAATTTGAACTATGGGAAAATCAATATTGCAACATTTATACTCATACGTAAGTTATAAAAATGGAccataatgaataaataatatgattttgattGTTCTCACACGCTTATATTTCACAGTTTACACGACATTGCGCAATCTTAAATGAACGATTATTGCGACCGTTTATTTACCGAATTGTTTAAGCTGAAGTTCGGTTCTTGTGTTGTGAATATTATTGTGGTAGTTACAAGAAGTGaggtatattattaataatccGTGGAGACTTAACCTTCAGTCGTGAGTGAGTGAGTGTCGT
The genomic region above belongs to Anticarsia gemmatalis isolate Benzon Research Colony breed Stoneville strain chromosome 5, ilAntGemm2 primary, whole genome shotgun sequence and contains:
- the LOC142973237 gene encoding uncharacterized protein LOC142973237, which produces MHLNECSRVYKRRECRVAVTREHRPSTAAPAMTTHVGALLLVLALVCSAALARPHFGFSIGLGGLGRGGLYGGYNGYDGLYGGYDDGYGIGGYYGDLYPLRRPFGLGYGLF